The Alphaproteobacteria bacterium region TTTGTTTCATCATTCTCTCTGATAATTTCCACTACAGCATAGCCGTTATTAATAATGATATCAGTAATCTCTTGGTCACTAATATGCTGTTTTTCGGCCAAGATAATTTGCACATTTTTTGCTTCTAAATCTATATTAATCTTAGAAACTTTAGGCAGTTTCTTGAA contains the following coding sequences:
- a CDS encoding heavy-metal-associated domain-containing protein translates to MLQKIILFFFFILNFSALSATEINIKVNGLVCEFCAVTIEKSFKKLPKVSKINIDLEAKNVQIILAEKQHISDQEITDIIINNGYAVVEIIRENDETK